The window GATACGTCGACAGGAAAGAAAAGTGCCGTCGACGAACTGTCGACGGATCGTCGACCGGCACTGCCAGGCTCGGCAGCCGTGGACCGAGGGGTCCGCAACCACCGGTTGTTCGGGAGGACATCCATGAAACGCACGATTCGAGGTCTGGCCGGGGTTTTCGCCGTGGCGGGGGCGAGTGCCGCCCTGGTCGCGGCCGCGCCGGCGGCCGACGCCGCAGTGTCGGTGAAAAGCGCTACTTACGGCCAGCTGCACAAGGGCGACTGTGAGCAGGACAACGGCACGATCGTCATCCGCTCGGACGGCACGGGCGACTGGAGCGCGACGACGCTCACGTTCCAGACCCACTCCGGCGACGTGTGGCACGCCGACTTCGACTTCAAGACGACGGCGGGCACGCAGCTG of the Amycolatopsis sp. NBC_01488 genome contains:
- a CDS encoding DUF6294 family protein, which codes for MKRTIRGLAGVFAVAGASAALVAAAPAADAAVSVKSATYGQLHKGDCEQDNGTIVIRSDGTGDWSATTLTFQTHSGDVWHADFDFKTTAGTQLFHRGTFNSPVMNDGNPPPRYFWTAHFTYDPSLFGAVDIFKTTQTYNC